Proteins encoded in a region of the Zea mays cultivar B73 chromosome 2, Zm-B73-REFERENCE-NAM-5.0, whole genome shotgun sequence genome:
- the LOC100285943 gene encoding Transcription termination factor MTERF9, chloroplastic isoform 2 (isoform 2 is encoded by transcript variant 2): MALQLQLPRPLAAARPSILLPSPAHGASASATPLHARAGGVAFSLQTNVRLLKPNRRVRRSRDPYYDLDEDDEEEAEFDEDDEDDEEGYESDDDLSGLEYPGVLYSNSPRASSKKPVVKENWEGRQTKTHDKYGSPGRSKSMHPRSKVGRSSTDLKNMDREVELKNASISRSLFQKLQEEYDFDDKWLPLIDYLCTFGLKESHFTYIYERHMACFQISQASAEERLDFLLNAGVKSKDMKRILVRQPQILEYTLGNLKSHVDFLVSIGVPNRRIGQIISAAPSMFSYSVEQSLKPTVRYLIEEVGIEESDVGKVVQLSPQILVQKIDSAWKSRSLFLSKELDAPKHSIVKMVTKHPQLLHYSIEDGILPRLNFLRSIGMRNSDILKVLTSLTQVLSLSLEDNLKPKYLYLVNDLKNEVQSLTKYPMYLSLSLDQRIRPRHRFLVSLKKAPKGPFPLSSFVPTDERFCQRWAGTSLEAYHTFRQRLLLTSFAEKSGRKTLVSRR; encoded by the exons ATGGCGCTGCAGCTCCAGCTGCCGCGGCCGCTCGCCGCCGCACGGCCCTCTATCCTCCTCCCTTCCCCAGCCCATGGTGCCTCCGCTTCCGCGACCCCCCTTCACGCCCGCGCAGGCGGCGTTGCGTTTTCGCTCCAGACCAACGTGCGCCTCCTCAAGCCCAACCGCCGCGTCCGCCGCTCTCGGGACCCCTACTACGATCTCGAcgaggacgacgaggaggaggcgGAGTTCGACGAGGACGATGAAGACGACGAGGAGGGCTACGAGAGCGAT GATGACTTGTCGGGTTTGGAATATCCTGGTGTACTTTATTCAAACAGCCCTCGTGCTTCAAGCAAGAAACCAG TGGTAAAAGAAAACTGGGAAGGAAGACAAACCAAAACCCATGACAAATACGGTAGTCCAGGAAGAAGTAAGTCCATGCATCCTAGGAGTAAAGTGGGACGATCATCAACAGATCTTAAGAACATGGACAGAGAAGTTGAG TTGAAAAATGCAAGTATCTCTCGAAGTCTGTTCCAGAAACTACAAGAAGAATATGACTTCGATGACAAATGGTTACCACTGATTGATTACTTGTGCACCTTTGGACTAAAAGAGTCTCATTTTACTTACATCTATGAGAGACACATGGCCTGCTTTCAAATCAGTCAGGCTTCAGCAGAAGAAAGGTTGGATTTCCTGCTAAATGCTGGGGTTAAAAGCAAAGATATGAAAAGGATACTGGTGAGGCAGCCACAGATTCTGGAATACACCCTTGGCAATCTGAAATCTCATGTTGATTTTCTCGTGAGCATTGGAGTTCCAAATAGACGAATAGGGCAAATTATTTCTGCTGCTCCTTCGATGTTCTCTTACAGTGTGGAGCAGTCTCTGAAGCCAACAGTAAGGTATCTGATTGAGGAAGTAGGTATTGAGGAGAGTGATGTGGGGAAAGTAGTGCAGCTAAGCCCACAGATTCTGGTGCAGAAAATTGATAGTGCATGGAAATCTCGATCGCTTTTCCTGTCAAAAGAACTGGATGCTCCCAAACATAGCATTGTTAAGATGGTCACAAAACACCCTCAGCTGCTTCACTACAGCATTGAAGATGGAATCTTACCTCGACTAAATTTCCTGAGAAGCATTGGTATGAGAAACTCTGACATTCTCAAAGTATTGACAAGTCTTACTCAG GTGTTATCTTTGTCATTGGAGGACAATCTCAAGCCAAAGTATCTTTACTTGGTCAATGACCTCAAGAATGAGGTCCAATCCTTAACGAAATATCCTATGTACCTGAGTTTGTCTCTTGATCAAAGAATCCGTCCCCGCCATCGTTTTCTGGTTTCCTTGAAGAAAGCTCCAAAGGGCCCATTTCCTCTGAGCTCCTTTGTGCCCACAGATGAGCGTTTTTGCCAGAGGTGGGCTGGGACTAGCTTGGAGGCATACCATACATTCAGACAGAGGTTGCTGCTAACAAGTTTCGCAGAGAAGTCTGGAAGGAAAACACTAGTCTCAAGACGGTAG
- the LOC100285943 gene encoding transcription termination factor MTERF9, chloroplastic isoform X1 has product MALQLQLPRPLAAARPSILLPSPAHGASASATPLHARAGGVAFSLQTNVRLLKPNRRVRRSRDPYYDLDEDDEEEAEFDEDDEDDEEGYESDDDLSGLEYPGVLYSNSPRASSKKPGLQTPVVKENWEGRQTKTHDKYGSPGRSKSMHPRSKVGRSSTDLKNMDREVELKNASISRSLFQKLQEEYDFDDKWLPLIDYLCTFGLKESHFTYIYERHMACFQISQASAEERLDFLLNAGVKSKDMKRILVRQPQILEYTLGNLKSHVDFLVSIGVPNRRIGQIISAAPSMFSYSVEQSLKPTVRYLIEEVGIEESDVGKVVQLSPQILVQKIDSAWKSRSLFLSKELDAPKHSIVKMVTKHPQLLHYSIEDGILPRLNFLRSIGMRNSDILKVLTSLTQVLSLSLEDNLKPKYLYLVNDLKNEVQSLTKYPMYLSLSLDQRIRPRHRFLVSLKKAPKGPFPLSSFVPTDERFCQRWAGTSLEAYHTFRQRLLLTSFAEKSGRKTLVSRR; this is encoded by the exons ATGGCGCTGCAGCTCCAGCTGCCGCGGCCGCTCGCCGCCGCACGGCCCTCTATCCTCCTCCCTTCCCCAGCCCATGGTGCCTCCGCTTCCGCGACCCCCCTTCACGCCCGCGCAGGCGGCGTTGCGTTTTCGCTCCAGACCAACGTGCGCCTCCTCAAGCCCAACCGCCGCGTCCGCCGCTCTCGGGACCCCTACTACGATCTCGAcgaggacgacgaggaggaggcgGAGTTCGACGAGGACGATGAAGACGACGAGGAGGGCTACGAGAGCGAT GATGACTTGTCGGGTTTGGAATATCCTGGTGTACTTTATTCAAACAGCCCTCGTGCTTCAAGCAAGAAACCAG GACTCCAAACTCCAGTGGTAAAAGAAAACTGGGAAGGAAGACAAACCAAAACCCATGACAAATACGGTAGTCCAGGAAGAAGTAAGTCCATGCATCCTAGGAGTAAAGTGGGACGATCATCAACAGATCTTAAGAACATGGACAGAGAAGTTGAG TTGAAAAATGCAAGTATCTCTCGAAGTCTGTTCCAGAAACTACAAGAAGAATATGACTTCGATGACAAATGGTTACCACTGATTGATTACTTGTGCACCTTTGGACTAAAAGAGTCTCATTTTACTTACATCTATGAGAGACACATGGCCTGCTTTCAAATCAGTCAGGCTTCAGCAGAAGAAAGGTTGGATTTCCTGCTAAATGCTGGGGTTAAAAGCAAAGATATGAAAAGGATACTGGTGAGGCAGCCACAGATTCTGGAATACACCCTTGGCAATCTGAAATCTCATGTTGATTTTCTCGTGAGCATTGGAGTTCCAAATAGACGAATAGGGCAAATTATTTCTGCTGCTCCTTCGATGTTCTCTTACAGTGTGGAGCAGTCTCTGAAGCCAACAGTAAGGTATCTGATTGAGGAAGTAGGTATTGAGGAGAGTGATGTGGGGAAAGTAGTGCAGCTAAGCCCACAGATTCTGGTGCAGAAAATTGATAGTGCATGGAAATCTCGATCGCTTTTCCTGTCAAAAGAACTGGATGCTCCCAAACATAGCATTGTTAAGATGGTCACAAAACACCCTCAGCTGCTTCACTACAGCATTGAAGATGGAATCTTACCTCGACTAAATTTCCTGAGAAGCATTGGTATGAGAAACTCTGACATTCTCAAAGTATTGACAAGTCTTACTCAG GTGTTATCTTTGTCATTGGAGGACAATCTCAAGCCAAAGTATCTTTACTTGGTCAATGACCTCAAGAATGAGGTCCAATCCTTAACGAAATATCCTATGTACCTGAGTTTGTCTCTTGATCAAAGAATCCGTCCCCGCCATCGTTTTCTGGTTTCCTTGAAGAAAGCTCCAAAGGGCCCATTTCCTCTGAGCTCCTTTGTGCCCACAGATGAGCGTTTTTGCCAGAGGTGGGCTGGGACTAGCTTGGAGGCATACCATACATTCAGACAGAGGTTGCTGCTAACAAGTTTCGCAGAGAAGTCTGGAAGGAAAACACTAGTCTCAAGACGGTAG